A window of Longispora fulva contains these coding sequences:
- a CDS encoding NACHT domain-containing protein has product MASPKSLPSWLVALGAGLTSVPVVGPWINVTVHHRYLGPTVVAGVALAVTGLGKLAAGGFGHVRPRLAAWLELLLVRWFSRFGPWYRRVVLTDSRSMGREGFGGLVARGLDLDRVYVDVSLVSRAPRSASPHLVRDGRADGDRRQDITSFLNTDGPSVLVVLGGPGSGKSTLLRRIARQAYLNPGARGRRTPLFLALREHAATIAADPAIRLSTLVGRAKAPLLTGGTVPGLLAPEPRRVDALVDWFEGLLLAGRCVVLLDGLDEVATEEERSAIVTWANTQILRYHGNDYLLSSRPDGYRAGGLDDADVLEVEPFTTDQVNAFVVDAYDALASREAAQRAADLSRQLGAASRLRPLTRNPLLLTMLFFVHRDHGSLPASRLELYRQICRTVLEDRQKDKRIVVPLPIERSEALLSGLALAMTREGSATTWTRAQVLDQLRPQMVALPVAAESFLDLVGLHGLFVESGIGRYAFTHRTFQEYLSAVALAASAPDELPVNDPWWHETLLFYALITGPDQVVRACLARDTVTAWNLAFDCAEDAPPTRPLDRGLAARLELLLVTPMVGDAYAAQRRLFAGVMATRHLRNVVHTARDQAICARLVPATLYRMFQLEALQDMSPDPAMVILSSGSTDKPVRGVLGGRAAEFVEWVNAVTGGTSCRLPTGDEVADGMVQELLSGAWSGGTGDPVGPPSLWTSEPGARRPALWTSPRLSHPWAVPRELVRADWDADLADPEIAIAGLVLVRVLSDLRILAHAEETDDASVWPVTDALLGNLGLGFALSMARRVLPQSARSETDALKRISTRVWDAYGDIRSQGWKRFGDTVVLDLLSAYAEIVRLPSPLAAVLAPDLEELGQALAHPVSEEELDAVRTRKVDRLLGLARVGAMGHVTAGAVEAGLLRASRPEGHVNTPEQLLSMGFLWGMGRAVDPVVESRTVDLEDLADITRQACLDLRALAAARTSSPWVHAATARLDTMAWELFTWKRSVWAEMITQIRVGALCLAAEAEQLTGSGHHGPGEDLPERFRAAAAGASLLQRRLDPATQPAEAILLAVD; this is encoded by the coding sequence GTGGCGAGTCCCAAGAGTCTCCCGTCCTGGCTGGTCGCGCTGGGCGCGGGGCTGACCTCGGTCCCAGTGGTCGGCCCCTGGATCAACGTCACCGTGCACCACCGCTACCTCGGCCCCACGGTGGTGGCTGGTGTCGCCCTCGCGGTGACCGGCCTCGGCAAGCTGGCCGCCGGTGGGTTCGGCCACGTGCGGCCCCGGCTCGCCGCGTGGCTGGAACTGCTGCTGGTGCGCTGGTTCTCCCGCTTCGGCCCGTGGTACCGCCGGGTCGTCCTCACCGACTCCCGCTCCATGGGCCGCGAGGGCTTCGGCGGCCTGGTGGCCCGGGGCCTGGACCTCGACCGGGTGTACGTCGACGTCAGCCTCGTCTCCCGCGCCCCGCGCAGCGCCTCCCCGCACCTGGTCCGCGACGGCCGCGCCGACGGCGACCGCCGCCAGGACATCACCAGTTTCCTGAACACCGACGGCCCCTCGGTCCTGGTGGTCCTCGGCGGCCCGGGCAGCGGCAAGAGCACGCTGCTCCGCAGGATCGCGCGCCAGGCGTACCTGAACCCCGGTGCCCGCGGCCGCAGAACCCCGCTCTTCCTCGCGCTGCGCGAACACGCCGCCACGATCGCCGCCGACCCGGCCATCCGGCTGTCGACCCTGGTTGGCCGAGCCAAGGCCCCGCTGCTCACCGGCGGGACGGTGCCCGGCCTCCTCGCCCCGGAACCGCGCCGGGTCGACGCCCTGGTGGACTGGTTCGAGGGACTCCTGCTCGCCGGCCGGTGCGTCGTCCTCCTCGACGGCCTCGACGAGGTGGCCACCGAGGAGGAACGATCAGCGATCGTGACCTGGGCCAACACCCAGATCCTCCGCTACCACGGAAACGACTACCTGCTGTCCTCCCGCCCCGACGGCTACCGGGCCGGCGGCCTCGACGACGCCGACGTCCTGGAGGTCGAACCGTTCACCACGGACCAGGTGAACGCCTTCGTCGTCGACGCGTACGACGCGCTGGCCTCGCGCGAGGCCGCCCAGCGGGCCGCTGACCTGTCCCGACAGCTCGGCGCGGCGTCCCGGCTCCGGCCGCTGACCCGCAACCCGCTGCTGCTGACCATGCTGTTCTTCGTGCACCGCGACCACGGTTCGTTGCCGGCGAGCCGGCTGGAGCTGTACCGGCAGATCTGCCGCACGGTCCTGGAGGACCGCCAGAAGGACAAGCGGATCGTGGTCCCGCTCCCGATCGAGCGGTCCGAGGCCCTGCTCAGCGGCTTGGCCCTGGCCATGACCCGTGAGGGCAGCGCCACCACCTGGACTCGGGCCCAGGTCCTCGACCAGCTCCGGCCACAGATGGTGGCGCTCCCGGTCGCGGCCGAGAGCTTCCTCGACCTGGTCGGCCTGCACGGTCTGTTCGTGGAGAGCGGCATCGGCCGCTACGCCTTCACCCACCGCACCTTCCAGGAGTACCTGTCAGCCGTCGCCCTGGCCGCGTCGGCCCCGGACGAGCTTCCGGTGAACGACCCCTGGTGGCACGAGACCCTGCTCTTCTACGCCCTGATCACCGGCCCCGACCAGGTGGTCCGCGCGTGCCTGGCGCGCGACACCGTCACCGCCTGGAATCTGGCCTTCGACTGCGCCGAGGACGCGCCGCCCACCCGGCCACTCGACCGCGGACTCGCCGCACGGTTGGAACTGCTCCTGGTCACGCCGATGGTGGGGGACGCGTATGCCGCGCAACGCCGGCTGTTCGCCGGGGTGATGGCCACCCGACACCTGCGGAACGTGGTGCACACCGCCCGTGACCAGGCGATCTGCGCGCGGCTGGTCCCCGCGACGCTCTACCGGATGTTCCAGCTGGAGGCCTTGCAGGACATGTCGCCCGACCCCGCGATGGTGATCCTCTCGTCCGGCTCCACCGACAAGCCGGTTCGTGGCGTCCTCGGTGGTCGCGCGGCCGAGTTCGTCGAGTGGGTCAACGCGGTGACCGGCGGAACGTCGTGCCGCCTGCCCACCGGCGACGAGGTGGCCGACGGCATGGTCCAGGAGCTGCTGTCCGGCGCGTGGTCCGGCGGCACGGGAGATCCGGTCGGTCCGCCGAGCCTGTGGACTTCCGAGCCCGGTGCGCGTCGGCCGGCGCTGTGGACGTCACCGCGGCTGTCGCACCCCTGGGCGGTCCCGCGCGAGCTGGTGCGCGCAGACTGGGACGCGGATCTGGCCGACCCCGAGATCGCGATCGCCGGACTCGTGCTGGTGCGGGTGCTCTCGGACCTGCGGATCCTGGCCCACGCCGAGGAGACCGACGACGCCTCCGTGTGGCCCGTCACGGACGCGCTCCTCGGGAACCTCGGTCTCGGCTTCGCCCTCTCCATGGCGCGAAGAGTCCTGCCGCAGAGCGCCCGGTCCGAGACGGACGCCCTGAAGCGGATCTCCACCCGGGTCTGGGACGCGTACGGCGACATCCGGTCGCAGGGTTGGAAACGGTTCGGCGACACGGTCGTCCTCGACCTCCTGTCGGCCTACGCGGAGATCGTGCGGCTGCCCTCGCCACTCGCGGCGGTCCTCGCCCCTGACCTCGAGGAACTGGGTCAGGCCCTGGCCCACCCCGTCAGCGAGGAGGAACTCGACGCCGTCCGGACCCGGAAGGTGGACCGCCTGCTCGGCCTCGCCCGGGTCGGGGCGATGGGGCACGTCACCGCCGGCGCCGTGGAGGCAGGGCTGCTCAGGGCGAGTCGACCAGAGGGCCATGTGAACACCCCCGAGCAGCTGTTGTCGATGGGGTTCCTCTGGGGAATGGGCCGGGCGGTGGACCCGGTGGTCGAGAGCCGGACGGTCGATCTGGAGGACCTGGCTGACATCACCCGGCAGGCTTGCCTCGACCTGAGGGCGCTCGCGGCGGCCCGGACGTCGTCCCCGTGGGTGCACGCCGCCACCGCCCGGCTGGACACCATGGCCTGGGAACTCTTCACCTGGAAGCGGTCGGTCTGGGCCGAGATGATCACCCAGATCCGCGTCGGGGCGCTGTGCCTGGCCGCCGAGGCCGAGCAACTGACCGGCAGCGGACACCACGGGCCGGGGGAGGACCTGCCCGAGCGGTTCCGGGCCGCCGCCGCCGGGGCCAGCCTGCTACAGCGGCGGCTGGACCCGGCGACCCAGCCGGCGGAGGCGATTCTGCTCGCCGTTGACTGA
- the bioD gene encoding dethiobiotin synthase, translated as MRTVLVTGTDTGVGKTIVTAALAAAAVARGERVVMVKPAQTGLTPGEESDAETVARLAGVRTVELVRYPDPLAPRTAARTSGLPELAMRTVVDAVADLDGDLVLIEGAGGLLVQLGEDGWTIADLAAALDAPLVVVARAGLGTLNHTALTLEAIARRSLTADVVIGSWPREPELAHRTNRDDLPPVTGVVPEGAGSLSPTAFRTAAPTWFTP; from the coding sequence GTGCGCACCGTCCTTGTGACCGGGACCGACACCGGTGTCGGCAAGACGATCGTGACCGCCGCGCTCGCGGCGGCGGCCGTGGCGAGGGGCGAGCGGGTGGTGATGGTCAAGCCGGCCCAGACCGGCCTGACCCCCGGCGAGGAGTCCGACGCGGAGACCGTGGCCCGGCTCGCCGGGGTGCGCACCGTGGAACTGGTCCGCTACCCGGACCCGCTCGCCCCGCGCACCGCCGCCCGCACCTCCGGCCTGCCGGAACTCGCCATGCGGACCGTCGTCGACGCCGTGGCCGACCTCGACGGGGACCTGGTCCTGATCGAGGGCGCCGGCGGCCTGCTCGTCCAGCTCGGCGAGGACGGCTGGACCATCGCCGACCTCGCCGCGGCGCTCGACGCCCCGCTCGTCGTCGTCGCCCGCGCCGGCCTGGGCACCCTCAACCACACGGCCCTGACCCTGGAGGCGATCGCCCGCCGGAGCCTGACCGCCGACGTGGTGATCGGCTCCTGGCCGCGCGAACCCGAGCTGGCGCACCGCACGAACCGCGACGACCTGCCGCCGGTGACCGGCGTCGTCCCGGAGGGTGCCGGGTCGCTGAGCCCGACGGCCTTCCGCACCGCCGCCCCCACCTGGTTCACCCCATAA
- a CDS encoding 8-amino-7-oxononanoate synthase — MTWARLTRKAELRAKAGLSRTATARDPQAVDLAGNDYLGLSRHPVVLKAAAQALADYGLGATGSRLVRGGTPEHERLESELATWTGAETALVYSSGYLANLGVIRALARRDTHLVIDAHAHASLIDGVRATGLTPLVAPHNDVAYIAANLRAGALVIVESIYSVDGDLAPLAELHRACRDAGAILLVDDAHGLGVIGPRGAGGPADAGIAGEPDVIVTATLSKSLGAAGGVVLAPAAVRRHLVDTGRTFIYDTAPPPAVMAGARAAVGLARGFDLARDELRSRAATASEALDLPGVPAGGVLSVPAASPQAAVDWAAACRDKGVAVGCFRPPSTPDGTARLRLTINAGVPRHDFDRALEVVTACAPSL, encoded by the coding sequence GTGACCTGGGCCCGCCTCACCCGCAAGGCCGAACTCCGCGCCAAGGCCGGCCTCAGCCGCACCGCCACGGCCCGCGACCCCCAGGCCGTGGACCTGGCCGGCAACGACTACCTCGGCCTGTCCCGCCACCCCGTCGTGCTCAAGGCCGCCGCCCAGGCCCTCGCCGACTACGGCCTCGGCGCGACCGGCTCCCGCCTGGTCCGGGGCGGCACCCCGGAGCACGAGCGCCTGGAGTCCGAGCTGGCCACCTGGACCGGCGCGGAGACGGCCCTGGTCTACTCCTCCGGCTACCTGGCCAACCTCGGCGTGATCCGCGCCCTGGCCCGCCGGGACACCCACCTCGTCATCGACGCGCACGCGCACGCCTCCCTGATCGACGGCGTCCGCGCCACCGGCCTGACCCCGCTGGTCGCGCCGCACAACGACGTCGCGTACATCGCGGCGAACCTGCGGGCCGGCGCGCTCGTCATCGTGGAGTCCATCTACTCCGTGGACGGCGACCTCGCCCCCCTCGCCGAACTGCACCGCGCCTGCCGGGACGCCGGAGCGATCCTCCTCGTGGACGACGCGCACGGCCTCGGCGTGATCGGCCCGCGCGGCGCGGGCGGCCCCGCCGACGCGGGGATCGCCGGCGAACCCGACGTGATCGTCACCGCGACGCTGTCCAAGTCGCTGGGCGCGGCCGGCGGGGTCGTCCTCGCCCCGGCCGCGGTCCGGCGGCACCTGGTCGACACCGGCCGCACGTTCATCTACGACACCGCCCCGCCGCCGGCCGTGATGGCGGGCGCGCGGGCCGCCGTAGGACTCGCCCGGGGCTTCGACCTCGCCCGCGACGAGCTGCGGTCCCGGGCAGCCACGGCGTCGGAGGCGCTGGACCTGCCGGGCGTACCGGCCGGCGGGGTCCTGTCCGTGCCGGCCGCCTCGCCGCAGGCCGCCGTGGACTGGGCCGCCGCGTGCCGGGACAAGGGCGTCGCCGTGGGCTGCTTCCGGCCACCGTCCACCCCGGACGGCACGGCGCGGCTGCGGTTGACGATCAACGCCGGCGTACCCCGGCATGATTTCGATCGAGCTCTGGAGGTGGTGACCGCGTGCGCACCGTCCTTGTGA
- the bioA gene encoding adenosylmethionine--8-amino-7-oxononanoate transaminase, whose amino-acid sequence MGSTQLGAPVSDWLRRDAASVWHPFTQHGMWLEDEPTVVDRAEGPWLYDTDGRKYLDGVSSLWVTTFGHRTPEIDAAIIAQLGKLDHSTFLGATHTPGIELAEKLLALTPGLDKVFYAGDGSSAVEAGLKIAYQYSVQSGQPRPLFVHLSEAYHGDTLGAVSVGGMKLFHATYRPLLLKTATVGSPGLRAPGQTPVERAAEVIKELEAVMAAQGDQVCAIVLEPMVQAAAGMLTYDASFLRAARELATKYGALLMVDEVATGIARTGPMWAHQHAGITPDLLTCGKGITAGYLPLSAVLATDEVYSAFLGAPEKTFFHGHTYTANPLACAAANANLTLAVERDLPGQVAVLGARLADLLKPVGDRDSVVEIRQLGAMIGVEVANVRHRTGFEVCRAARKRGVWLRPLGDTVILMPPLTLGEAEQNLMVEALAEAIDEVVR is encoded by the coding sequence GTGGGGAGCACACAACTGGGGGCACCTGTGTCTGATTGGCTCCGTCGCGATGCCGCGAGCGTCTGGCATCCCTTCACTCAGCACGGAATGTGGCTGGAAGATGAACCGACCGTAGTCGACCGGGCCGAGGGTCCGTGGTTGTACGACACGGACGGCCGGAAATACCTCGACGGCGTCTCGTCGCTGTGGGTCACGACCTTCGGGCACCGCACCCCGGAGATCGACGCCGCGATCATCGCGCAGTTGGGCAAACTCGACCATTCCACCTTCCTGGGCGCCACGCACACCCCGGGCATCGAGCTCGCCGAGAAGCTGCTCGCGCTCACCCCGGGCCTGGACAAGGTCTTCTACGCCGGCGACGGCTCGTCCGCCGTCGAGGCCGGGCTGAAGATCGCCTACCAGTACTCGGTGCAGTCCGGGCAGCCCCGGCCGCTGTTCGTGCACCTGTCCGAGGCCTACCACGGGGACACCCTCGGGGCGGTGTCCGTCGGGGGCATGAAGCTGTTCCACGCGACCTACCGCCCACTGCTGTTGAAGACGGCCACCGTCGGCTCGCCGGGCCTGCGGGCCCCCGGTCAGACGCCCGTCGAGCGGGCTGCCGAGGTCATCAAGGAGCTCGAAGCCGTCATGGCCGCGCAGGGCGACCAGGTGTGCGCCATCGTGCTCGAACCCATGGTCCAGGCCGCCGCCGGCATGCTCACCTACGACGCGTCGTTCCTGCGCGCCGCCCGTGAGCTGGCGACGAAGTACGGCGCACTGCTGATGGTCGACGAGGTCGCCACCGGCATCGCCCGGACCGGCCCGATGTGGGCGCACCAGCACGCCGGGATCACCCCCGACCTGCTGACCTGCGGAAAGGGCATTACCGCCGGGTACCTGCCGCTGTCGGCCGTCCTCGCCACCGACGAGGTGTACTCGGCCTTCCTCGGCGCCCCCGAGAAGACCTTCTTCCACGGCCACACCTACACCGCCAACCCCCTGGCCTGCGCCGCCGCGAACGCCAACCTCACCCTGGCCGTCGAGCGCGACCTGCCCGGCCAGGTGGCCGTCCTCGGCGCGCGGCTCGCGGACCTGCTCAAGCCGGTCGGCGACCGCGACAGCGTCGTGGAGATCCGCCAGCTCGGTGCGATGATCGGCGTCGAGGTCGCCAATGTGCGGCACCGGACCGGATTCGAGGTGTGCCGCGCGGCGCGGAAGCGCGGCGTGTGGCTGCGGCCCCTCGGCGACACGGTCATCCTGATGCCGCCGCTGACCCTGGGCGAGGCGGAACAGAACCTGATGGTGGAGGCCCTCGCCGAGGCGATCGACGAGGTCGTCCGATGA